The genomic segment CTATCGTCAAATGGTATTTTATACTTTTTCAGTGCCTTTTTATAACCACGAATACGTTCAAGTTGAACATATCCATCTGTATAGGCACGTATAAGACCGATACGCTGATACCCCTTTTTCAATAGATGGGTTGTAGCCTTCTCGGCTCCCTTGGAATCATCCCAATAGAAACAGTCAAATTCAGTGTGATGGTGGCCAATCAGTATAACGGGGGCGCTGAAGGCCTTTAACTCTTTTGAAAGGGTGGGAGAGACTGGGATTCCTGCCAAGATCAGTCCATCTACTTTCCCACCTTTCAATTTACTTCGTAACCGTTCCAGAGGGTTCGTACTACCGAGATCGAACAGAAGTAAATCACAATCTTCGTCAATATCAGCAAGGACGGTACGAAATCCCTTGAATAACGAGTTATGAAAAGCTGTCGTTATCGTGGGCGTCGCGATTGCTATCAGACTTGAATCCTGCTGCGCCAAGGACCTTGCGACACGATCTGGAAGATATTTTAGCTCATCAACTACTTCAAGAACATGTTTCTTGGTATCTTCTGCGACATTAGAAGAATCATTCAGTACACGGGATACAGTGGAAATGGCAACTCCGGCCCTGTCTGCAACTTCATAAATCGTAACACGTGATTTGGAACGTGCCATAGGCCAATCCTAGATTCGATAAGTGGTAACGATCAGTAGCATAAGCGAAATGCAAACGCCTTGTACTATATTCTAAACGTAGCTGTTCTTACTTGAAAACCCGATGGCAAGTGTAACCTTTGAAAATGTTCAAAAAGTGTACGACAACAACCATCTGGCTGTTGATGGAGTGAATTTTACTGTCGCAGATGGTGAATTGATGGTGCTGGTTGGGCCATCTGGTTGCGGCAAGAGCACTACGCTACGAATGCTGGCTGGCCTTGAATCCGTAACGGGTGGATCGATATCCATTGATGACTTAGTTGTGAATGACATTCCATCAAAGGATAGGGATGTGGCGATGGTATTTCAGAACTATGCACTGTATCCGCATATGACGGTTTTCAACAACATGGCTTTTGGCCTAAAGCTCCGAAAATATTCAAAAGTTGAAATCAAACAGCGAGTGGGGCAGGCCGCCGAAATTCTAGGAATCACGGACATCCTGGATCGCAAACCTAAGCAGCTTTCCGGTGGACAGCAGCAACGGGTAGCAGTTGGTCGTGCGATAGTTCGTAAACCAAAAGTCTTTCTATTTGATGAGCCTCTTTCAAATTTGGACGCGAAGTTGCGTGTCCAAATGCGTACCGAGCTGGCTCGCTTGCATCGGGAGCTAAACGCTACGATGGTCTACGTGACTCACGACCAGACTGAAGCAATGACATTAGGGGATCGAATCGTTGTGATGAAT from the Rhodothermaceae bacterium genome contains:
- the ugpC gene encoding sn-glycerol-3-phosphate ABC transporter ATP-binding protein UgpC — its product is MASVTFENVQKVYDNNHLAVDGVNFTVADGELMVLVGPSGCGKSTTLRMLAGLESVTGGSISIDDLVVNDIPSKDRDVAMVFQNYALYPHMTVFNNMAFGLKLRKYSKVEIKQRVGQAAEILGITDILDRKPKQLSGGQQQRVAVGRAIVRKPKVFLFDEPLSNLDAKLRVQMRTELARLHRELNATMVYVTHDQTEAMTLGDRIVVMNEGVIQQIDDPVTLYKRPQNRFVAGFIGSPGMNFVNGSLEVVDGTCRFVSEKRDLQLRIPLESATAESNHQVVLGFRPENINSVSNSQNSHGEGIIEAEVVFEEHLGAESYVYGKTSSTTFMTRVAGTSNFGIGQRLQLELDLHQIHVFDAETGNLVVRGGSEE
- a CDS encoding LacI family transcriptional regulator yields the protein MARSKSRVTIYEVADRAGVAISTVSRVLNDSSNVAEDTKKHVLEVVDELKYLPDRVARSLAQQDSSLIAIATPTITTAFHNSLFKGFRTVLADIDEDCDLLLFDLGSTNPLERLRSKLKGGKVDGLILAGIPVSPTLSKELKAFSAPVILIGHHHTEFDCFYWDDSKGAEKATTHLLKKGYQRIGLIRAYTDGYVQLERIRGYKKALKKYKIPFDDSLVQSGSTIKHAGFSEEHGFEAMNQLLQVSPPITAVLASSDVQAIGAWKAIRDAGKRVPEDIALVGYDDIKTSYYLGLSSIDQRIEHTGRLAAERLIFRQRNPSESGRIDQEIVAKLRVRRSSDYPQPLE